The Marivirga tractuosa DSM 4126 genome contains the following window.
AATATGAAGCCCGCAAGCTTATGGTAAAGCTTGCGGGTTTATTTTCAGCCCATGAATTTATTCGTGGACTGAATTTAAAAATCAACTTATCCTACCACAGTTAGCGGTTGTTCTTAATTCCGTCCAAAAGTCTTTTCACTTGCAGATCACCAAATCCATAAATACTCGCTCGTTTATTAAACTCCCTAAAAACGGATACAAAGGAATCTGTTTTTAATTCATGCATTATTTCTCTTAATATTTCAACTGGTCTTCCAGGGCTATTTTCATTTGGTAGTCTATTTACATGTGCCTCAACCACATTTAATATAAAAGGATATTCTTCTTCCAATTGCCGCCCTATTTTGACCATTTCAGCTAAATTATTGTTCTGATAAAACTTCCATAGACTTGCTAGTTTGTCCAATTCAAACATTTCAGTCCTTTGAATATAAAGCTTAGTTAATTCGAGTTCATTTAGTCCTCCAAATCCAAATTGCGTATGTACAGCTGGTCTAATCAAAAAAACTTTGCATTTCTTTAAAGAAGTCAGTAGTAAATGAATGATAAACCACAAATTTACTTGGCAAAAAAGGTCATCTTCAAACCACAAGTTAACTTCCGCATTTTCCGGTATCTTTAGGATTTTTTCGAATTCGGATACAGAATGTGCATAATAGTCACCTATAGAAAAGTCACCATAAGCCTCTGAAATAAACTTGGCACGAAGCTTAAACAATTCGTCTAAAGTAGCGCTACGTACATCTCCATCGACAAGGCATTCACGGGCGACAATAATCTTCCCATCAATTTCTTTGGGAAACTGCTCTTTCAATGAATCTCCATTTAGAATATGATATTGATTTTTCATAAGGCTAAGTTTGAATAAATTCTAATCATGGGAAATTCACAACGATCGAATTGAAATGTCAAATGCTTTTTTGAGTTTAGCAATCATGCTTTTCAATGATGACCATCCGATAGTCTGTTTCGGATTTATGTCCGCTTTCCGTGTCTTCAAATACATATTTGAATTTCTCGTCAGCTATTAGCTTATCGTCATTGTGAATTGCTTTTTTGAGTATTTGAACCTTTCCTCCTGTATCTTGAATACAAACAACCACAAGACTTCCCGTTTTGATATCCAAAAGGATTTTCTTTATCAGACCAATTTCTTTTGCCTTGTCCTTTTTGGCGAAATGAAACATGCTGTCCAAAAGAACAATATCGAACTCATTAAAGCGGTCAAAAGTGTAAATATCTTCGACTTTTCCGACCAAATCCAACTTTTCGTTTTGTCCAATTCGGTTCATTTGCTCTATTCCCACTTTTGAACTATCAATTCCTGTTACCGAGTAGCCAAGTCTAGCCAAGGCAATTGCGTCTCGTCCTTGTCCGCAACCTAAGTCAAGTACTCTCCCTTTTCTAGTATAATCAGCAAAAAACTCAACCAATTCGGGATATGGTTCTCCGAATAAGTTTTCTGTTTGGTAGTATTTGTCGTAGGTCATGGTCACTGATTTTCCTTTTAAACAGCGCCTAGCTAAAATCCGTAGGCTGGACATATATAAATATCGTAAAAGTATCTTACTCAACAAACCTTTAGCAACTACCTCAGTTCGCCTGTGGATTTTTAGTATTTGTTAGTAATAATGTTCTCTGCATTAACTATTCTTTTTAAAAAAGTTAAGAAACTTCTTTACTAGTCTAGTAATGATAGCTAAATCTTTCTTAATAGAGTCTTTTTCAAACTGACTTACTTTTCTGTCAAATCCTGGCCAACTAGCTTTCAAAGTGGCTAAATCGCTCTTAATTGAATCCTTTTCAAATTGATTGGTTTTATTTTTTACTTCATCGAGTAATTCAGTCATTCGAATGTGAATATCACGAGTTTGAGATGAGTTGAGCCAAATATCTTTAAGTTCATGCCATTCAAATTCTTGTTCTCCTTTTTTCATATTATCACAATTTTGAGTTTATACAATTTAGTAGGACTTTCTTCATCCTTTTCATTTTAACAGCGATATGGTTTTCGCTCAGTCCAGTGATGTTAGCTATTTCTTTATATGGCAGTTCATCCAGAATTAAAATTGCAATGGATTGATCTATCTCATTTAGTAAACGAATGCAATCATAAAGTGCATTAAATTTTTCTTGTACAGATACATCAGGGATAGCTGCTGGAATTTGAAATACGATTGTGTCTAATCGTATCATATTACTTTTACTATTGTCTATCCTGCTTTTATACCGCATGCATACATTTAAGGCTATCCGGTAAATCCAGGTACTTATTTTAGCTCTTCCATCAAAGTTTGAGAAGGCCTTCCAGATGTGAACGGTTACCTCCTGAAATAGGTCTTCAGGCTCAACTGGTGTAGTTGCGTAAACCTTACAGATTCTGTAGATAGCAGCTTTATTGTCTTCAATGACTTGCTCAAAAGATAGGTTGGATGAATTCTTCATTTAATGCTTTTAGTTCTCTGCTTGGTATGTTACATCAGCAGAAGAAATATGACAGGCTAAGTGATTTTTTTTTCTGTACAATCAGAATAATTATTAACGGTGCTATATAAAACTAAGCATTTTTTTCGTAATAGAGCTCTATTTTGGCGAGATACACTTATCGATTCCTTTACTGAAAAGGGAGTCCCGATTGATATGCCACTGAGGTTTTCGCAGTCAAATTCTCACACCAAAGCCTGGGTTTAGATATTGTAATGGAAATCATTTAGCACCCCTTACTAATAAAACAGCTTTGTCTTTAACTTGATAAATATTTTCATGGATGCAGGTTTGTATTACCCTTCACCCTTGAGGGCTACTTAATAAAAATCAATGAAGTTTAATTCTACTTTCATCAGGACCTTAGCAGCCGAGCTTGTACAATCAGGCCCTTTTAACTCCCTTCCTTTTATTGGAGGCCTTTACGTTCTAAAGCTTATTATAAGAAGCGTAGCCATTAGATAGGCAGCTAGGATTTTAAATTGTGTTATAGCGAGTTTTAATTAGTTATTTCAATTTTCGCATCATCAATAAATAGCTCAATGCTAAAAGGTGTTGGATTTGCAGTAGCTCCAATTTGGAACCGTTCATAGAATAGGGGTTCCTGTAGTTCAAAATCAATCCCATTATTAGCAAACTCAGTCTTAAAAAGGCTCGCATTAGGCATGTTTATTCCACTTTCTGAAATAACCTCATGATTATTTATAAATAGTTTATTAATGCCATCGCTATTTTGAGATAATTCTAATTCCCAAACTACATTTACCCATTCGTTTCTAGGAAATGCAACTTCTGATTGGACAATAGTAGAATTCAATATTTTTCCCCTCTCTATAGATAAATGATCATTATCCTTCATCATTAATCTTATTCCGGGGCATTGATTATCAGGCACATCCGGATCCCAACAAGAGCAACATTCTAAATCTATCAATAATAAGTTTTCAATATTATTTGTGGATGCTATGTAGAAGTTTGCTCTAATTATGACAGTTGAACCTTCTGGTGCTCTAAATCCACTTTTCTCTATATCAGCTTTTGACAGCGTATTATCTGATGCTGCTGCATAAATTCTTAAAGAATTATTTCCTTCATTAGTTATGTTACTTTCTATGTCGATTTTATTTTCACCACTTTCGGGATCTACCAATTGTAAATTGCTCCACCTGCTTCCATTATCGGGGAATAACTCCAACAAATCATTCTCTCTGGTTTCAAATCCATCTTCAAATATATAATCTATTTCATTTTCGAGCTCAGGACTTGTATTGTCATCATTAGAACAAGATGAAAAGAATAGAACAATCCCAATCAAAACTAGTTTTGCCATTATTTTCGATTATGTGAGAGAAAAAACTATATAAAAACGTAAATTACTTCAACTTAATTTTCTGCGTACAAAACAACAAAAGTTACTTGATACCCTATACAACTTCCGTTGACCAAGCCAAATCATCTACAATTGGTTAATTGGTATTAGTAAATGATATTACCTAAATATATAACATTAATTATAAAACACACCGTAGGCGCGAGCTTCCCAGCTCGGGCCAAAAAAACAATGGTACGAGCTGGATAGCTCGCACCAGCCCGGTATTAGAAATTGGGTTAAAAGAAAAAATGCCTTTGTAATATCACTGAAAACAAAAAACCCGCAAAGTTCAAGACCTTACGGGTTTACATATTTTAAAATCAGAAAGTTACTATTCCTGATGCATCCATTCTTTTTTCGCCATTAGCTCACCATCCGTTTCTTCATTGTCTGGATCATCCACACAACAATCAACCGGGCAAACTGCAGCACACTGCGGCTCTTCATGGAAGCCAGTGCATTCTGTACATTTCCCTGTCACGATATAGTAAAATTCATCAGAAACAGGCTCTTGCATCTCTTCCGCATCTACCTCTGTTCCGTCTATTAATTTGGCTTTTCCTGAAAGTGAAGTCCCTCCTGCCCAATTCCATTCAACACCACCTTCATATATTGCTGTATTAGGGCACTCTGGTTCGCAAGCACCGCAATTAATACATTCATCTGTTATCATTATTGCCATAACTGAAAAAATTTAAGCTGTTAGCTAATTTAGTTAGTATAACAACAAAATTACAAAGAATAAGTTTGAACGGACAATACTTAAGTAAAAATTAATTGAAGAGTAATCTTATTTAAACTAGTTCTATATTGAGACTCATAAAAGTGAATCATCACTTTCTATCGGCCAATCTACCATTATCCAACCAATGGATTGTATTTAAAACGAACTGCATATTTTGAGGAGCTAGTGGAGAATTAAAACCAACTTTATATTGATCTTGCACAATTTGGGCTGTAAACATAGCCGCTTCGGTAAAAAATGCCACTTTACCACTCCCATAATTCATGATTGCTCCCATTACAAAATCTTCAGTAGGCTTTTCAACAGTGCTTTCATCAAATTGCCATGCCACTTCGGAAACTAGGAGCGTATGAGTTTCAGGAAATCTAGCAATGATGGTGGCATCTTTTGGAGGTCTTAAAGCGGAACCTGTGAAAGCTGCCAAAGAGTCTATACCTTGAGTGAGGGGCGTATCGAACAAATTACCTTCTTGCTTTGAATATGTATCTGGCGGCCAAGAACTTTCTCCTCGTTTCAAAACAAATCCGTCTTCATAAACAAAGCCAAATTTCTTGGCTAAATCATTTGTGGCACCAGCAAATGGCATATGATCTGCAATTACGAGTAAACTTCCTCCTTCTTTTACCCATTTTTCAATTATTTCAATTTCATTTTCAGAAAATGCATTAGCAATTGGCCGTCTCCAATTGCGTACATTAGAACTATCCAACGCATTAGCAATCACCAAAATATTCAAGGAATCTAGAATTTGTTCAGTAATTTTATTAATGGAAATAAATTGATAGCCATCCGCTTTAACCAACTTTGCAAAAGGAGCAAAATTTGTTTTTAGCGTATGAAGATTATTATGGGAAGCATCAATTCCAATTATCGCTGTTTCAACTCCAGTATATTTAGGGTTTTCTATATGGATGGGGAAATCCAAATCAGCTACTTGCTGTGGGAATAGCTGATAGCTGCTCAACAATAATATGATCAAAAAATATTTTATGAATCTTAGATTAAAATGCATTACCACTTGTTCGTTTATTTCATAAATGATTATTCCTCACTTCTCACATATTTGCCCCAAAAAGCTTCCTTCCAGGTTTTCCCATCATCGGTAGATATTTCCCAGATTTGGTGAACACTACCATCCTCTTGGTGAATCCATTTAATCCGGTCAATTTTTCCATTAACAATTTCTGATTGCATCTGCATTTGACCGTCAGTAAAACCTCCTTTCAAAAGTAAAGCATTGCCTGAGTTAGAAATCCAGCTTTGATACCATTTCTCAGTTTTCACATCATAGAAATTATAGCTTGTTCCTGCTCCTCTGCCATTGGAAGTCCAGTTTTCCTGAATGCCACATCCATTTTGTATGAGATGAATATTGTTTGTACCTATATGATCTCCCTTTTTATTATAAACTTCCCAATTGCCCAACCAAAAATCAAAGGCTCGGTGGTTTTCAGAATTGCAATATTGATTTTCTACTTTTGGTTTAGAAGAATTGGGTAAAGGCAATCTTAGAATAACTGGCTTAATCCCTTTCTCATTTATAACTTTTCCATTCTCATTTAATCCCCAAAAACTTGTAGCTATATAAACCAATGAATCGTTCTGAAGATAGCCTAAAGTAGGCTCACCCATAGCTGGATGATTCTTCTCCAAGTACTTAAAGCTTTTGATTTTAGTATATTCATCATCAAACTCCAAATAAGAGATTCGATGAGGGCTCACTCCATTCTGAATGCTTATTAAACCATTTCTATAAGCATATAAACCATCTATTCCTTTTAAAGCTAAATCGGGTAAAGATTCTATTTTATGGAAACTGTTCTGCTCAATATCATAAACAAATAGTCCTTGCACATAATCAGCCAAAAACAATTTTTCATCTATCTGTGCTATTCCTTGTAAGGAAAGAATTTCATCAGAGCTGATCCATTCTTTCAATTTTCCACCCTCAAGTCTGTAGACTTTATTGGTTTTACTATCAGAAACTAAAACTGTACCGCTCCCAGATAAAATCACATCGCCAAAAACATTTGTTTTACTATCTTCAACTGAGAAACTATCTAACACAATACCAGTTTTCAAATCAGATTTATACAATTTGGAAGTTTCTAAATTAGGATCATTTTCATCTAATCCTGCCTGAGAAAAACCAGCACCTGTGAACCACAGAATAGCATCCTGAACTACCATACCCGTAATGGCTACAGGAAAGGACTTTTCAAAAAGCGGTTTTAATTCTCCTTCTTTAAATGAATAAATATTGCGCTTATTGATACTACTCAACAAATAGCTCTTATCATAAGGATTAAAAGCAACATCTTCTATATGAAGCTCTTCATCTGGAATTACAAATGCTGTATCGGAGTTGATGACGGGTTTCATCATTTCTGTCTGATAGGCCATCAAATCTTGATATGCTTTAGTGCTTTTTAGAGGCTGGAAATCATCTCTAGCTAAATCATAATTTTGAGCATCAGTTGACACCACTTTTCTTAACCAATAATTTGCACTATCAATGGAGTCATTAAGAACATAGGCCATCGCCAGATAATAATTAAGCGTTTGGTGATGTGGTCTAAGCATTTGAGCTTTCTTGACACTTACCAGCATGTCCTCATACTGAGCTTCTTGGTAGGATTTGGAAGCATCTTGGAAATAGGTTTGGTAGGATTGCGCTTGGGAAACTGTAGTGTAAAAGCAAAAATACAAAGCAAATGTATAATGCCTGTAATCAAAGGTCTTATTCAGATTCTTTAGCAGTTCGAATGTACTTTCGTGAATATATTTTTTTATTGTCATTCTACCCATATAGAAAATTATTCCAAGCAGTCACTTCTCATTTTACACTTCTTTGTGAAGAATTTCTTGCTTCAAAGTTGATAATTAATCTGTAAATTCTACTCCCCTAAATTGGGGGATAATACTTATCTATTCCGCTTATGATCAGATATATCCGCAATATAGGCATTACTCACACCATTTTTCACTGTATTGGTATGGTTTACTATCAAAAAAAAATTATCGCTGCAAGGCTGTAAAACTAAAAAAAGTCTAATTCAAATTTATGCTTCTCTTAAAGAGATGACAGCCTGTCCTGCCTCCGATACGAAAACTCCAATTGCAGGAAGGCATGT
Protein-coding sequences here:
- a CDS encoding DUF1835 domain-containing protein, with protein sequence MKNQYHILNGDSLKEQFPKEIDGKIIVARECLVDGDVRSATLDELFKLRAKFISEAYGDFSIGDYYAHSVSEFEKILKIPENAEVNLWFEDDLFCQVNLWFIIHLLLTSLKKCKVFLIRPAVHTQFGFGGLNELELTKLYIQRTEMFELDKLASLWKFYQNNNLAEMVKIGRQLEEEYPFILNVVEAHVNRLPNENSPGRPVEILREIMHELKTDSFVSVFREFNKRASIYGFGDLQVKRLLDGIKNNR
- a CDS encoding class I SAM-dependent methyltransferase, with the translated sequence MTYDKYYQTENLFGEPYPELVEFFADYTRKGRVLDLGCGQGRDAIALARLGYSVTGIDSSKVGIEQMNRIGQNEKLDLVGKVEDIYTFDRFNEFDIVLLDSMFHFAKKDKAKEIGLIKKILLDIKTGSLVVVCIQDTGGKVQILKKAIHNDDKLIADEKFKYVFEDTESGHKSETDYRMVIIEKHDC
- a CDS encoding sigma-70 family RNA polymerase sigma factor, yielding MKNSSNLSFEQVIEDNKAAIYRICKVYATTPVEPEDLFQEVTVHIWKAFSNFDGRAKISTWIYRIALNVCMRYKSRIDNSKSNMIRLDTIVFQIPAAIPDVSVQEKFNALYDCIRLLNEIDQSIAILILDELPYKEIANITGLSENHIAVKMKRMKKVLLNCINSKL
- a CDS encoding heparin lyase I family protein, whose amino-acid sequence is MAKLVLIGIVLFFSSCSNDDNTSPELENEIDYIFEDGFETRENDLLELFPDNGSRWSNLQLVDPESGENKIDIESNITNEGNNSLRIYAAASDNTLSKADIEKSGFRAPEGSTVIIRANFYIASTNNIENLLLIDLECCSCWDPDVPDNQCPGIRLMMKDNDHLSIERGKILNSTIVQSEVAFPRNEWVNVVWELELSQNSDGINKLFINNHEVISESGINMPNASLFKTEFANNGIDFELQEPLFYERFQIGATANPTPFSIELFIDDAKIEITN
- a CDS encoding 4Fe-4S binding protein, yielding MAIMITDECINCGACEPECPNTAIYEGGVEWNWAGGTSLSGKAKLIDGTEVDAEEMQEPVSDEFYYIVTGKCTECTGFHEEPQCAAVCPVDCCVDDPDNEETDGELMAKKEWMHQE
- a CDS encoding ligand-binding sensor domain-containing protein translates to MTIKKYIHESTFELLKNLNKTFDYRHYTFALYFCFYTTVSQAQSYQTYFQDASKSYQEAQYEDMLVSVKKAQMLRPHHQTLNYYLAMAYVLNDSIDSANYWLRKVVSTDAQNYDLARDDFQPLKSTKAYQDLMAYQTEMMKPVINSDTAFVIPDEELHIEDVAFNPYDKSYLLSSINKRNIYSFKEGELKPLFEKSFPVAITGMVVQDAILWFTGAGFSQAGLDENDPNLETSKLYKSDLKTGIVLDSFSVEDSKTNVFGDVILSGSGTVLVSDSKTNKVYRLEGGKLKEWISSDEILSLQGIAQIDEKLFLADYVQGLFVYDIEQNSFHKIESLPDLALKGIDGLYAYRNGLISIQNGVSPHRISYLEFDDEYTKIKSFKYLEKNHPAMGEPTLGYLQNDSLVYIATSFWGLNENGKVINEKGIKPVILRLPLPNSSKPKVENQYCNSENHRAFDFWLGNWEVYNKKGDHIGTNNIHLIQNGCGIQENWTSNGRGAGTSYNFYDVKTEKWYQSWISNSGNALLLKGGFTDGQMQMQSEIVNGKIDRIKWIHQEDGSVHQIWEISTDDGKTWKEAFWGKYVRSEE